The stretch of DNA TTTAATGCTTCCCAGTTCAATTTTCGTCTGCGACGTTTAACTTTAGTCGCTTCGAGATTTTTCCGATTTAACCAGCGGTAGATTGATGCTCTCGACACTTGAAAAATTTGGGACGCTTTGGTCACACCTCCTCCCCTTTCCACATAGTCAATTACCTTTTTTCTTAAATCTAGACTGTAAGGCATTAGTATAAGTTGGCTAAAATCCTATTTCAATTTACGTTATATTTGTCTCATCCTTAATTAAAATGACTATACTTCTTCCATTGGCGCATCTAAAGGTTGACCGCTAGCTAAAACTTCAGCAAAGGCAAGACGATCTGCTGTATTTTGTCCCCATTTGAAGAAACGAGTTATATTACGCATCAAACCCAAAACAGTCAGAGACACCCGAGAAATTCTCGCATCTTGTCCTGATAGTTTTTCACAAATATTAATTATTTCATAAGCTCCCCAAGCCCTTGTGCCTACCACAGGAAAAGTTTGTTTTTCTGTAGCAGGGACTTCTAGCGCACGAACAGCAAATTTAGCAATATCTTGAGTATTCATATAAGCAACAGGAGTGCTTTCTCCCGTTACCCACACTACTTGATTATCTAAAATTGGAATAGCATATTGACCAATTAATCCTTGCATAAAACCGCAAAGACGTAAGATAGTGTAATTTACACCAGATTCTCTTAGAAATAGCTCTGTACAACGTTTAACTTCCATCAATGGAACATTGGGATATTGTTCAGCATTGAGGATCGAAAAAAAGATATAGCGGTCAATACCAGCAGCTTTAACAGCTTGAATTAAATTAACTTTACCTTCCCAATCTACTTGTTTAATACTAAGGTTATCAGTTGGTCTGGCTGTAGCTGCATCAATTACAGCATCTATGTTTTCTAAGGCTGGAGGCAAAGTCTCTGGTTTACAAATGTCTCCTGGAACTAATTCTGCACCCCATTCTTTTAAAAAAGTTGCTCTGCTAAAACTTCTTACTAAACACCGTACTTCATGTCCTTGATCGAGAGCGTAACGCGCTACTTGTCTGCCTAAAGTACCTGTAGCACCAACTATTAATAATTTCATTTATTAATTTTGTAATATTTTTTAACGTTTCTCTAAGATTTTATCAAAAAGTTTTTTGGTTACAACTTTGAATTTGATACGAAGATCATTAATCCCTAATATATGGTGCGTAGTTCACCAAATAGAATGATGTTGATTATGGGTTTTAGTTAAGTTGATTGATAAGTATTTTTGCTGTAATAGGCGTGTCGGCTCATTCGCTCAGAATATTCACTCAATTTAGATGTTTTAGATTAAGTCTCAATCTATTGTCTTGATGGTCAATTAATATTTTTATAAGGTTTTCAAGACATCAATATTTTTGATCAACCATTTCTCTGCCTGACGAACAAGCTCATAACGAACTAGAAGGCTGTCATCGTAAGATTGAGAGGGGTCGATTTGTTGATTTTGATAATGTTGAGCAATTTCTCGAACTTCAGCTTCGATACTTCCTTGATTAGGATTTTTGGGATCGAATTTGACTGATTGAATTTTAACCGTATGTTGATAGGTACGATAAAAATTATCTTTTTGATAGATTGTAGCGCGATCGCGCCATTGGGATAATAGAGGATCAATGAGAATACTATTTAATTGATCAATTTTATGTTCTTTACCAAAAGCAGCAGATTTACTATTTAACCATTGTTGAACCACTTGTTGAGCAACTGTGTTTGTCAATCCTTTTTCTGGTTCTGGTTTGGGTTTTGGTGGTTGTTGGGCAACAGAAGGTAATTCTAGCAAAGATTTATTTAAACTAATTGCTAAGTATTCTGTTTCAACGTTACTTGCTTGCTTAACTGAGGGACTAAGTAAAATCTTGGTTAATAAAAAACCTAAACTACCTACACCAAAAACCAACCCAATTATTAAAATTCCGCCTTTTAAAATTGGTAAAAAAGCTCTTCGGTTTAATTTTTTAACCGAACGAGGTGGTGATTTTGGCAAACGACGACCAGAATGATCAGATTTTTTGCCTCTATAATCGGGTTTTGGCGGAGATTTTGCACCATTAGCAACTTTGGGTTTTAGAGAAGCTACCTGACTTTTGCCATGAGGTTCTAAAGTAGCGACTGAAGTATTGCTAGTTTTGGTGTTAATCGAGACTAAATTGTCATTGATCCCTGACTCTTGATAGTTAACAGTGGTTGATGCAGTGGATTTTTTGCCCAAGCCTAAAAAACCTTGGCGTTTTGTGCGATCGCCGATAGAATTTGTTTCTGGAATAGAATCGGTTACTTCAGCACTCATCGTCGGCAACTGTTCGAGATAAACTTGAACTTGAGGATCTGCAAAATATTCTCTGAGAGTGACACCGCGTGAAGCTAACTCAGAAAATTGAGATAAAACTTCTTTTTGTAACCATTGTTCTCCATAAGAACACAATCCTGGTAGTAAATCGGCAGCATTATGAGCGTGTTGCTTAACCAAGTCAATTTTTTCTTTCTCTTTACTTTTTAGTAAAGCTTCATTCGCAATTTGAACTTGACCCAAAAGCAAAGCACAAACAGCCTGTTCCCAATAAACATCATGGCTAATAATCAAAGATTGAATAAACTGTTGCGCACGATAAATTAAAGCTGGTTCTTTATCTGCAAATCCTCTTGCCATTAAAGCATAAATAGTAATATAAGCTGCTACAGCAGAAGGACGTTTGGCTTCTTCTTCAAATAATTCTTGTTGTTCTGCTGCGGTTAGATAATTTCTTAATTGTTGAATAAAACAAAGAAATTGATCGCACTTCAAACCAGAACGATCTCTACCATTTCCCTCAATGCCTCCTCGTTCTCGTAGCATCTCTTGAAGTAGCTGAAATCCTGTAGCTCTTTCAACTGAATTTGTTTGAGTGCGAGCCAATAATTCTAAAATACGGTAGGGTCTGAGTTTACATAAATCTGTTTCGATTTCTTCTCTAACACTGGGAAAAATATTTTCTTCGGCTAAGAGATCGAGTCCCATTTTTCCTGATAAAGCAGCGTTTTCATATTCCCCTTTTTGCCATTGTTCGCGACTTAGTTCGACATAAGCTAATGCCAAAGTTAAAAGTAAATCTTCTTTTAACGGCAAATTGTCTGATTCAGTATAATTTTTTGTAGAAGCTATGCTACTAATCTCGTTGAGATAAACTTCTCCTAATTGCAGTACTTGTTCATACTCACCCAAATCCTGCAAAATCAAAAGTGCGCCCATGATGTGTTCTGAGGCAATCTCGATGGTAGGAGTCGAAGCAACTTCTTCATAGACATGATGAGTTTCATCTCTAAGCGTAGCTTCTTGTTCTGCCTCATCAAGCGACAAATCTTCTAAGTCTGGAGGAGTAGAAGGATAACTAGACTCCAAAAATTTGAGGTCATATTCCGCCCGTTGTTGGTCAACAGACAGAATCTGGTAGGCTCGTTCAATTAAAGCTTGACGAGACGCTATTGCGCGATCGCTATACTGACGCAAGGGCATTTGCATCAAACGATCCTGATACGCTTGATTAATTTGCTCTGCTGTTGCCTTGATTGGCACTCCCAAAATTCTGTAATAGTCGAGCGGAATACGCACGGTCTGGTTCCTCAGAGGAGATTGATTCTAATAACGGGAATATAAATAATTCCGACGAGAGATGGCTTGAACATTTTGCCTGAATTTTAGCTTAAAGTTTTTATTCGGCAGAAAATGTTTATGATTAATTACGAAAATTGATATTCTGCTTTACTTTGATTCATTAAAGACAATTGCCTTCAGAAAAAAATTTCTGTCACCTTACTATTTGATAATAATTACTTGTTGCCATTAGTGCATAGTTGATAATACTGAAATTACTTAGTTAATCTCACTTAATTAGCAAAACTTTGGTTCAAATTAATATTTCTCTAAGCAATAATTCCTAATTGAAGATGACTATTACCAAACCTAAAATTATTGTTCTTGATGATGACCCAACAGGTTCTCAAACCGTTCATAGTTGTTTATTATTAATGCGCTGGGATATCGAAACTCTTGGTCAGGGATTAGCTGATCAAGCTCCAATTTGCTTTATTTTGACTAATACCAGAGCCATGAGTTCAGAACAAGCTAGAGCGGTTACTCAAGAAGTTTGTCAGAATTTAAAAATTGCGATCGCAACCGTTGGAATTAAGGATTTTTTAATAGTTAGTCGTTCTGATTCTACTCTAAGAGGACATTATCCAATTGAAACTGATGTTATTGCTGAAGAACTAGGCGATTTTGATGCTCATTTTCTTACACCAGCCTTTTTTGAAGGTGGTCGAATTACAATTGATAGCATTCACTATCTGCTAATTGATGGGATCAAAACTCCTGTAGCTCAAACTGAATTTGCTCGCGATTCTGTGTTTGGCTATCATCACAGTTATTTACCAGATTATGTAGCTGAAAAAACTCAAGGCAAAATTCCTGCTTCAGAGGTTACTAGATTAGTTTTGTCAGACCTTCGTGGTCATAATCTTGAAGATAAATTACAAAAATTAAATAACAATCAGTGTGTAGTGGTTGATGGAGAAACCCAAGCAGATTTTGACTTGTTTGCCACTGCCATTTTAAACACCGCAGCTACAGGCAAACGCTATTTATTTCGTTCGGCTGCCAGTTTATTAACTTCCTTAACTCAATTAGGTCAACAACCTATTTCTGCCGAGGCGATGGCACAATACAAACCAACTAACCAGCCCGGAGTGGTCTTGGTTGGCTCTCATGTAAGTAAAACTACTCGACAGTTAGAAAAATTACTTGCCCAGCCAAACATTAAAGCCATAGAAATCGATGTAATACGCTTACGAGACGAGCCAAGCCAACATAACGTTTTGTTAAGAGAAACTCTCCATTTAATTGAACAAGCTTTTAAACTGGGTCAGACTCCTGTAGTTTACACTAGCCGACAAGAACTCAGCTTCGATAATATTCAGGCTCGCCTGGACTTTGGCGTTTTAGTATCATCCTTTTTGATGGATGTAGTTCAAAGACTGCCAAAAGCTCTTAGTTTTTTAATTAGTAAAGGAGGAATTACGTCTAACGATGTACTAAGTACGGGTTTAAACTTACAAGCAGCCAGATTGTTGGGTCAAATTCTCCCCGGATGTTCTCTCGTCCGAACTCCTGCAACTCATCCTCGATTTCCTAATTTACCGGTAGTTTTATTTCCAGGTAATGTCGGTGATGATGAAGGTTTAGTTACAGTGTGGCATCGCTTAAGAAATTCCTAATCATTAAAACTATTTAATTTACGCTAGGATTAGCTTGAGTAATTAGACCTGCTGGGTCATGTTAGATTTTTACATGACATTTGATCCGATTTCCTTAGAATTTTCCGAGCCGACTTCTTCCCCTCCTTTGGTAAATCAGTATGCTCAGGTTTCCCTTAAAAGTGAGGACAACAAACTATTACTGGTTTTGCTCTCAGAAGCACAACTGAGTTCAGAAATACCATGGTCTGAAGTCTGGCAAGAATTGAAACACAGCTTACAAGCTAGAGAACAGTCATGGCAACCTGGAACTAAGGTGACTTTAGTTGCTCATGACCGCTTGCTAGATGCTAGACAATTGCAAACTATTGTAGAAATATTAAACGAGGCTCAACTCGGCATAGACAGAGTTTGTACCAGTCGTCGTCAAACTGCTATAGCTGCTGCCACCGCAGGATATTCTGTAGAACAAACTACGGTAGAACAATCTTTGAGTCCAAGCTCTGACAATCAAGACCAACTCTTAGCAGAGCCTCTTTATCTCCAAAATACTGTTCGTTCTGGTATTGAAATTCGTCATCCCGGCACTGTGGTGGTGTTGGGAGATTTAAACCCAGGAGGAAAAATAATTGCAGCAGGAGATATTTTTATCTGGGGCAGGCTGAGAGGTGTTGCTCATGCAGGAGCTTTGGGAAATCGACAATGCCGAATTTTGGCATTAAAAATGGAACCTACCCAACTACGAATTGCTGATGCAGTCGCTAGATCTCCTAAATTATCTCCCAAGCAGTTAGAACCTGAAGTGGCATATGTCACCGCAACAGGAATTCGTTTAGCTAAAGCAATAGATTTTGCCAAGAATTATTCATTGTCTACTCTATCAAGTTAAAGTATTGGCTGAGTCTCATTATTATTAATCTGAATTACATTAAGAAAAAATCTATGAGTCGCACAATTGTAGTTACCTCTGGAAAAGGGGGAGTGGGTAAAACCACTGTTACTTCCAATTTAGGAGCAGCAATAGCTCAATTAGGGCGTAAGGTAGCTTTAATCGATGCTGACTTTGGTCTAAGAAATTTAGATCTTTTGCTTGGTTTAGAAGAAAGAGTGGTTTATACTGCCTTAGATGTGTTGGCAGGAGAATGTCGTCTCGCTCAAGCGTTGGTTAAAGATAAACGTCTCAAAGATTTAGTTTTACTACCGGCTGCACAAAACCGTAATAAAGAGTCAGTGCAACCAGAACAAATGCAAAAGATCGCAAGCTCCCTGGCTAAAGGTTACGATTATATTATCGTTGATTGTCCAGCAGGAATTGAACTGGGCTTTCGTAATGCGATCGCTGCTGCTGAGGAGGCTTTAATTGTCACAACTCCAGAAGTGGCTGCTGTTCGTGATGCTGACCGTGTAATTGGTTTATTGGAGGCTGAAGGAATTCACAATATCAATCTCATTGTCAATCGAGTTAGACCTGCAATGGTTCAAACAAATAAGATGATGAGTGTTGAAGATGTGCTAGAACTTCTTGGTATTCCTTTAATTGGGGTAGTTCCCGATGACGAACGAGTGATCGTGGCTACTAATAAAGGAGAACCTCTAGTGTTAGGCGATGTTTCTGCTTTACCTGCTTTGGCTTTTAATAATATTGCCCGTCGTTTAGAAGGGGAAAAAGTACCTTTTCTCGATCTAATGGCGGTTAATGACAACTTAATCAATCGTCTACGCAAGATGTTTGGTGGCTAACAGTTTTCGCCTATTTTATAGCGGTCGTGTAAGCGAAGGAAGGGCAACAGGAGTCTAAACATTGTCTCTTTCAATCAACTTAACCTGGATTTTATTATGAGCGAACTATTAGAAATGTTGTTTTCTTGGAATAATAATGGCAATAGTAGAGCGCAAGCTAAACGTCGTTTACAGTTGGTTATCGCCCACGACAGGGCAACTCTTAGCCCAGAAATGATGGAAGAGATGCGCAGGGAAATTTTAGAAGTAGTAGCTCGCTACGTTGAAGTAGACCAAGGAGAAATGCGATTTTCTTTGGAAAATAATCAACGGATTACTGCTTTGATTGCTAATTTACCAATTCGTCAAATTAAAAGAGGTAGAAAAACACCAACAACGCCTGTACTTGAGGAAAATGAAATAGCATTAGAGGAAGAAAATTAAATTAGAATTGAGATCTAATTGAAATTTTTTGAACGAAACAATCTTCTCAACCATGAAAACAACTAATCTTTTCCCTTTTACTCTTAATCTTGGTCTGAGTTTGGCTACTTGTCCTTTTGTCTTGGGTTGTCTAATTTTACAGTCTCTGACTCAGAACGCGGTCGAATTTGGTCAAATAAGTGAAGAAATTTTAAGAGGAATTCGTCTACCCGTATTAAAATTTACCGAAAACTCCATTGAAGTAGATGAGATGATCAATTATTAGTTTAATAATTTCCAAAATTGTTAGTAGTTATCATAATCTCTAATATTATTAACATTATACTCTCCAATATATAATTTAAGCCTAGAAGGCTTTTCATGGGTCTGTGTTCGACAAGACATTTTTTGGTAGTCCTGTTGACCTAGAGTCATATGTTTAAAACGTTAATAATTGCCAGAGGTTAATATGAGCTCGCTTCTCCAATCTTCTTCGTCAGAAGTTACTAACATTTCAGCCGCTCATCTACTACTCCATGGTCGACTTAAGCTAGTAGAAGATTTGTGGGAGTCAGTCTTGCGCTCCGAATGTGGACAGGAGATGGTCGAACTACTCAAAAAAATGCGCGGTCTGTCTTCTCCTGAAGGACAAGCGACTGAGTTACCTGAATCGTCCGTACTTGAGCTAGTAGAAAAACTTAATTTGAATGATGCAATTCAAGCTTCTCGTGCTTTAGCTCTTTATTTTCAATTAATCAATATTGTTGAACAGCATTACGAACAAAAGGGACAAAAAGTTGCCAGAAGAGTCACAATTGAACAGTTAAAGCAAAATCAAAATGGCAATGGTGAGAGTAAAGCAAACGGCAATGGCAATGGCAATGGCAATGGTACTCTTTCTCAAGTTACTGCTTCTCCCATTCCTGGTGTAAATCTACTTGAAGATAGTTGGTCTCAACCAGAGCATCATTCAAATAAAGCAGGGACATTTCACTGGTTGTTTCCCTATTTGCAAAAACTTAATATGCCTCCTCGGGTCATACAAAGACTATTAGATCAATTAGATATTCGTTTAGTTTTTACTGCTCACCCTACTGAAATAGTTCGTCATACCATTCGTAAAAAACAACGACGCATCTCTCGAATTCTAGAAAAATTGGATTTAGCTGAAGAAGCTTTGCGCGAAATTAGTTTGACTAATTCTTGGGAAGCTGAAGAAGCAACTAATCAATTAATGGAAGAAATTCGATTGTGGTGGCGTACTGATGAATTGCATCAATTCAAACCGAAAGTAATTGACGAAGTAGATTATGCTCTTCATTATTTCCAAGAAGTTTTATTTGATGTTGTCCCACAGCTTTCTGTTCGCCTAAAACAAGCTCTTCGTAGTACTTTTCCTTGGCTGAGTCCACCACGCAATAATTTTTGTTATTTTGGTTCTTGGGTAGGAGCTGATCGCGATGGCAATCCTTTTGTAACACCACAAGTTACTTGGGAAACAGCTTGTTATCAAAGAAGTTTAGTTTTAGATCGTTATATTCATTCGGTAGAACAACTGCGAGAATTATTAAGTTTGTCTCTTCACTGGAGTAACGTATTACCAGATTTACTCGATTCTTTAGAAAAAGACCGACTGCAAATTCCTGAAATTTATGAACAATTAGCTATTCGTTATCGTCAAGAACCCTATCGTCTCAAATTAACTTATATCGAACAGCGATTAAAAAATACTCGCGATCGCAACTTAGCATTATCTCGTGCCGATGTTACTCAAAATATTACAGAATTAGCTAACAATATTTATAGATCGGGAGAAGAGTTTCTCGCAGAATTACAACTAATTCAAAAGAGTTTGGCAGAAACAAAATTACACTGTCGCGAACTGGATAATTTAATTTGTCAGGTAGAAGTTTATGGCTTTTATTTAGCTCAGTTAGATTTTCGCCAAGAATCTTCTCGTCATGCCGAAGCGATTGAAGAAATTGCCGAATATCTCAATATTTTACCTAAACCTTACAGTCAACTCTCAGAAACAGAAAAAACGACTTGGTTAATTGAGGAATTAAAAACTCGTCGTCCTCTAATTCCAGCAGAAATGCCTTTTTCGGAAACAACTTGCGAAACAATCAAAACTCTGCGGATGTTACGACAATTACAGCAAGAGTTTGGTGTAGGCATTTGTCAAACTTATATTATCAGCATGACTAATCATGTTAGTGATGTGTTGGAAGTCATGTTGTTAGCACAAGAAGCAGGATTATACGACCCTGCTACAAGTCAGATTACCCTAAGAATTGTGCCTTTATTTGAAACTGTAGATGACCTCAAACGTGCGCCAGAGGTAATGAGAGCTTTATTTGAACTGCCTTTATATCGAGCAGCTTTAGCAGGAGGATACCACTGCTTAACCAACTCTGAAGGCAAACTCGTTGAAGCAAAATTATGCCGACCTACTCTTGAACCGACTAATTTACAAGAGGTAATGTTGGGTTACTCCGATAGTAATAAAGATTCGGGGTTTTTGAGTAGTAATTGGGAAATTCATAAAGCACAAAAAAGTTTACAAAAAGTTGCTTCTGAATATGGGGTTTCTTTACGACTTTTCCATGGTCGTGGTGGTTCTGTAGGTCGTGGCGGTGGTCCTGCTTATGCTGCAATCTTGGCACAACCAACTGATACGATCAAAGGCAGAATCAAAATTACTGAACAAGGAGAGGTTTTAGCTTCTAAGTATTCTTTACCAGAATTAGCTCTATATAATTTAGAAACTATTACTACTGCGGTAATTCAATCTAGCTTGCTTGGAAGTGGTTTTGATCGGGTTGAACCTTGGAATGAAATCATGGAAGAGTTGGCAACTCGTTCTCGGAGTGCTTATCGTTCGCTAGTTTACGAACAGCCAGATTTTGTTGATTTCTTTATGTCTGTCACGCCAATTGAGGTCATTAGTCAATTACAGATTGGTTCACGTCCTTCTAAACGTCCTCCTGGTAATCTTAAGACAGATAATCAGGAACAAGCTAAGAAAAGAAATATAAGTAGTTTGAGAGCAATTCCTTGGGTATTTAGTTGGACGCAAAGTCGTTTTCTCCTGCCTGCTTGGTATGGAGTTGGTACAGCACTACAAGAATTTCTCGAACAAGAACCTGAGAAGAATTTGAATCTGTTGCGCTATTTTTACTTTAAGTGGCCTTTCTTTAAAATGGTTATTTCTAAAGTAGAAATGACTTTAGCAAAAGTTGACTTACAAATCGCTGAACATTATGTAAGAGAACTTTCTAAACCAGAAGATTTAGATCGTTTTGAACGATTGTTTGAGCAAATTGCCCAAGAATATTATTTGACGAAACAATTGGTTTTGACAGTTAATGGTCAAACTAAACTGTTGGATAATGATCCAGAATTACAACGTTCAGTTCAATTGCGAAATGGTACAATTGTTCCTCTTGGTTTCTTACAGGTTTCTTTAATCAAAAGACTACGGCAATATGAAGAATCCAATGTAGTTCACTTCCGCTTTAGTAAGGAAGAGTTACTCAGAGGTGCAATGTTGACGATCAATGGAATTGCTGCGGGAATGCGTAATACCGGTTGATGATTGTCTAGGGCGGACTGTGGTTCGCCCCGATCAAGATTATTCGTTTTAAGCCTATGCTATGATTTTGGTGAATCAGGTTGAGTGGTGACACTATTGCCTCGATATTTAAGCTCGCTTTTGGGTTTAGCAGGAGAATTAGCGGGTACACTTTTGATCCAAGTAATTCCGCGATACTTTCTGACGGTAGTATTATCTACATTTTGTGCTTCTGAAGTTGTTTTTTGATAGCTAACTCCACGATATTTGCGCTGGCTATTATTCTCTTGAGAAGACTGTTGAGTTTGCTCTAGTTCAGATATTTCTAAGTTAAATTTATTTTCGTTTCTTTGCCAGAGTTGTTTAGCACCTACCATCACAATTAACAAAATTAATAGTTGAATTTGCCAAGGAGCTATGATGATACTGGCAAATAAGCTAACAATACTGATTGTGGTTGTAAGGTAAGCTATCTCTGTATCGGCAGATTGGGAAATATAACCAGCTACTAAACCTAGAAGCAAAGGAATTAAAAATAGCAAATGCATTATAGTTACCTCATTTAACTATTAACTTTTAATTTATGCTTAGTGGGGAGGAAAATAAACTACTGAAAGCAATAATTTACTTAAACCGCGATCGCTCTTACGGTCGAAAATGCAAATAAAGATTAAAAAATTAGCACGACTCATCAGAGTATCAGCATAGGGTGATGAGCAAGATTGAAATGTAGCAAGTTTTACTAGTTGGTTGTTCTATAGTATTACAAAGAAACGTTAAGACATTATATTGACAGCCCTTACAAAGTTTTGGTTTCCTAACTCTATACTTTTGTACAGACGTAAAATGTTGCGGTGAGACTCTGCGACACGCCAGTCGCTCCACTTGGGGATACCCCAAGACCGCGCTGGCTCACCTGCGGGCGCAAAGGAACGCTCACCAAGACACATCTCTACCAATAACTGGTAACTGATAACTGTTTACAATTGCCACACTCTGGGTTTGATAGCAGGAAGTTGCCATATTTCGCTTCTGAGTATTTGCCAAACTTGACTCAACCATTCTTTTGCTTCAGTAGTAGAATAACCGCGATAGCGACATAACAAACCTGACATCAACTCTGTGACTCCAAACTCTCCCTTATTTTCCCTTGTTTTTCTTAAATTATTAATTTTCTCCAGAATTTCTTTGTCAACTGGTTTGCCCAAATAACTAAAAGTCCCGATGACGGGTTTTCCTGCTAAACCATTAATACTATTAATTAATTCTGCTTCTCCTGGTAACCATTGTCTGTCAATCCAAAGGAGTCGATTGTTTTGCCATACTTCTGTATAGGAACGCCATTCGCCTGCTATAAACTGTTCACCTCTGGCAGAACGTCCAAAACGGTTAATTTCCCAACCAATCCAATTTGCTCCTGGAGCTAATTGTATCCGTAAATCTTGCCGATAAATTGCACCAGAAAAAACAATATTTTCTTGAGGTAAATATTCTAAAGTAGCACCAGGTTCGATCTCAATTGTTAAGATTTGTTTGGCTTCTCGTCCATTACTACGATAAATC from Stanieria cyanosphaera PCC 7437 encodes:
- a CDS encoding urease accessory protein UreD yields the protein MPETTTTQPDAGWYGSLELVYAHYEGKTKILHSFHQAPLKLQSPFYPEGQQICHSVILHTAGGIVGGDRLSQKIQVQPNAHSLITTAAASKIYRSNGREAKQILTIEIEPGATLEYLPQENIVFSGAIYRQDLRIQLAPGANWIGWEINRFGRSARGEQFIAGEWRSYTEVWQNNRLLWIDRQWLPGEAELINSINGLAGKPVIGTFSYLGKPVDKEILEKINNLRKTRENKGEFGVTELMSGLLCRYRGYSTTEAKEWLSQVWQILRSEIWQLPAIKPRVWQL